Proteins encoded by one window of Blastopirellula marina:
- a CDS encoding carbonic anhydrase, whose translation MDRSYPTSRRTFVQNIAMAAGAVSFTPASSLWAADDEPSRNPDDILANLVAGNRRFASGKTQVTPRTPADFARDAKGQAPPAVILGCADSRVPPEMVFDQPIGGLFVVRVAGNMVGSGPMLLGSIEFAVAELGARLVVVMGHSSCGACRAAITHIDNNDALPGAIEGMVDKIRPVVRQVQGQPGDKLVNVTKANATHNAKLLSKTGSILPGFVESGKVKMVGAYYNLSTGVVDFLDS comes from the coding sequence ATGGACCGCTCGTACCCCACTTCGCGACGCACGTTTGTCCAGAACATTGCCATGGCAGCTGGTGCCGTCAGCTTCACTCCTGCTTCGTCTCTGTGGGCCGCCGACGACGAGCCCTCGCGCAATCCCGACGACATCCTGGCCAACCTGGTCGCTGGCAATCGTCGTTTTGCCAGCGGTAAGACCCAAGTTACCCCGCGCACGCCGGCTGATTTTGCCCGCGATGCCAAAGGGCAAGCCCCACCAGCGGTGATCCTTGGTTGCGCCGACTCGCGCGTTCCGCCAGAGATGGTGTTCGATCAACCGATCGGCGGGCTGTTTGTCGTTCGCGTCGCCGGCAACATGGTCGGCTCCGGTCCCATGCTCTTGGGTAGCATCGAATTCGCCGTGGCCGAACTGGGCGCTCGCCTGGTGGTGGTCATGGGTCACAGCTCGTGCGGTGCCTGTCGCGCGGCAATCACGCACATCGACAACAACGACGCGCTACCAGGTGCCATCGAAGGGATGGTCGATAAGATTCGCCCGGTCGTTCGCCAGGTGCAAGGCCAGCCAGGCGACAAGCTGGTGAACGTCACCAAAGCAAACGCCACGCACAACGCCAAGCTGCTCAGCAAAACCGGCTCGATCCTGCCCGGCTTCGTCGAAAGCGGCAAGGTGAAGATGGTCGGTGCCTACTACAACCTCTCGACCGGCGTCGTCGATTTCCTCGACAGCTAA
- a CDS encoding TIGR04255 family protein, which translates to MNNYLGRYVKIGIPMKQADFKINLTESFEHLPDAPIAEAIIHWRARAERKLVPNEFQKELKSRLPDYPHHQQQFEMAAEINAESQSFSHQQNWHGFRFETEDKRYVAQFTRNGFVFSRLQPYENWNTFRTEAIRLWEIYRELTEPSEIQRLGVRFINVIKDVTPTELNDLLAAPPRCAPNLNIPLAGFMHQSVFEIPGHPYNLNVIQTIQPAPPTQKGPTNLILDLDVSTSRFIATEEINKRLQDMQWIKNKAFFSFLTKSAISKFRE; encoded by the coding sequence TTGAACAATTATCTGGGAAGATACGTAAAAATAGGCATTCCAATGAAACAAGCCGATTTCAAAATAAATCTCACTGAATCATTTGAGCACCTTCCCGATGCTCCAATTGCGGAAGCCATAATTCATTGGAGAGCAAGAGCTGAGAGGAAACTAGTGCCTAATGAGTTTCAAAAGGAACTAAAATCGCGATTGCCGGACTACCCACATCATCAACAGCAGTTTGAAATGGCTGCTGAGATCAATGCTGAGAGTCAGTCGTTCAGCCACCAACAGAATTGGCATGGCTTCCGATTCGAGACGGAAGATAAACGTTACGTAGCTCAGTTTACGCGAAATGGATTTGTATTCAGCCGGCTACAACCATATGAGAATTGGAACACGTTTCGGACGGAAGCAATTCGGCTTTGGGAAATCTATCGTGAATTGACTGAGCCATCAGAAATTCAGCGGCTTGGGGTTCGATTTATCAATGTAATAAAAGATGTCACGCCTACCGAACTGAACGATTTGCTAGCAGCTCCCCCAAGATGTGCGCCAAATTTAAATATTCCTCTTGCAGGATTCATGCACCAAAGTGTTTTCGAAATTCCTGGACATCCGTATAATTTAAACGTAATTCAGACGATTCAACCGGCTCCGCCAACGCAAAAGGGGCCAACAAATTTGATTCTCGATTTAGACGTATCCACTTCACGTTTCATTGCTACAGAGGAAATCAATAAGCGTCTTCAGGACATGCAGTGGATTAAGAATAAAGCCTTCTTCTCTTTTTTAACCAAATCTGCAATCTCAAAATTTAGAGAGTGA
- a CDS encoding SHD1 domain-containing protein, which yields MILLLGVILLAAPGDDFKSELDFGNLTNEEIKQVADKDVDVICKVLIREILREADKRKIEPEVRTYLEMSFYCWEKECKSNTELWKNGLGLDEDSGGTRSRRGRGERGYNPYESRSADDIVKGAAAERLQTLINERYFASFSEAKFGQMITVGKVFQVIDNQSYLAEVANLGDDNTQLILISQVDTSQIADGDALPLSYFVERLWELDGTYRYVTLIGATKTVRKVKPFPLNMKIVLEEIDLFMFGKHLRAMEANCRNQHRDVVMKSRQNSEYNRVWKDKTGQFSITATFSGLIGDQVKLLKENGEEIKVPLSKLSDEDKQWINELK from the coding sequence ATGATTCTTCTTTTGGGCGTTATTCTGCTTGCGGCCCCTGGGGACGACTTCAAATCGGAACTTGATTTCGGCAATCTCACCAACGAAGAGATCAAGCAAGTTGCTGATAAGGATGTCGATGTCATTTGTAAGGTTCTCATTCGCGAAATCCTGCGCGAAGCCGACAAACGCAAGATAGAACCCGAGGTGCGTACCTATCTCGAAATGTCTTTCTACTGCTGGGAAAAGGAATGTAAGTCGAATACGGAACTGTGGAAAAATGGATTGGGCTTAGACGAGGATTCGGGTGGCACGCGATCACGACGTGGACGGGGAGAACGTGGCTACAATCCTTACGAAAGCCGTTCTGCTGATGATATTGTAAAAGGCGCAGCCGCAGAGCGTCTGCAGACTTTGATTAATGAACGCTACTTTGCATCTTTCTCCGAGGCGAAGTTTGGTCAGATGATCACGGTTGGGAAGGTTTTCCAAGTGATCGACAATCAGAGCTATCTTGCTGAGGTTGCCAACTTAGGCGATGACAATACTCAGCTTATTCTAATTTCTCAGGTGGATACGTCCCAAATCGCTGATGGCGACGCGTTGCCACTGTCGTATTTTGTCGAACGTCTCTGGGAATTGGATGGAACATATCGTTACGTCACGCTGATAGGTGCCACAAAGACGGTTCGAAAAGTAAAGCCGTTCCCTCTGAACATGAAGATAGTTTTAGAAGAGATCGATCTCTTCATGTTTGGAAAACATCTGCGAGCGATGGAAGCCAACTGTCGGAATCAACATCGCGATGTGGTAATGAAGTCTCGTCAAAACTCCGAGTACAACCGAGTCTGGAAAGACAAAACGGGACAGTTTTCGATTACCGCAACCTTCTCGGGCCTCATCGGTGACCAAGTAAAGCTGCTGAAAGAAAACGGCGAGGAAATCAAGGTTCCGCTTTCGAAGCTGAGTGACGAAGATAAGCAGTGGATTAACGAACTGAAATAA
- the ilvC gene encoding ketol-acid reductoisomerase, translated as MTAKIYYDNDADLSVLKGKTIAILGYGSQGHAQAQNLRDSGCTVIIGQRPGSPNYDLAKKHGFEPMSAAEATKKADIINMLLPDEVQGDVYKSCVQPNLSPGNVLMCSHGFNIHFSQIVPPEGVDTLLVAPKGPGHLVRSEYEKGGGVPGLIALGDTASDETRQIGLAYAKGIGATRGGVIETTFAEETETDLFGEQVVLCGGLSELIKAGFETLVEAGYQEEMAYFECMHEVKLIVDLFYEGGLNYMRYSVSNTAEFGDYSTGPRIITPETKAEMKKVLNEIQDGTFARNWILENKAGAARFKAIRRRERTHQVEEVGKRLRRLMSWIDAKEV; from the coding sequence ATGACCGCCAAAATCTATTACGACAACGATGCCGACCTGTCCGTTTTGAAGGGCAAGACCATTGCTATCCTGGGTTATGGTTCCCAGGGTCACGCCCAAGCTCAGAACCTGCGCGACAGCGGCTGCACCGTCATCATCGGCCAGCGTCCTGGCAGCCCGAACTACGACCTGGCCAAGAAGCACGGCTTCGAGCCGATGAGCGCCGCCGAAGCGACCAAGAAGGCCGACATCATCAACATGCTGCTGCCGGACGAAGTTCAAGGCGATGTCTACAAGAGCTGCGTTCAGCCGAACCTGTCGCCAGGCAACGTCCTGATGTGCTCGCACGGTTTCAACATTCACTTCTCGCAGATCGTGCCACCGGAAGGTGTCGACACGCTGCTGGTTGCCCCGAAGGGCCCTGGTCACCTCGTTCGTAGCGAATACGAAAAGGGTGGCGGCGTTCCTGGTCTGATCGCTTTGGGCGACACCGCTTCGGACGAAACCCGTCAAATCGGTCTGGCCTATGCCAAGGGTATCGGTGCCACGCGTGGTGGTGTGATCGAAACGACCTTTGCCGAAGAAACCGAAACCGACCTGTTCGGCGAACAAGTCGTGCTGTGCGGTGGCCTCAGCGAACTGATCAAAGCTGGCTTCGAAACGCTGGTCGAAGCAGGCTACCAGGAAGAAATGGCTTACTTCGAGTGCATGCACGAAGTGAAGCTGATCGTCGACCTGTTCTACGAAGGTGGCCTGAACTACATGCGTTACAGCGTGAGCAACACGGCCGAATTCGGTGACTACTCGACCGGCCCACGTATCATCACGCCTGAAACCAAGGCCGAGATGAAGAAGGTCCTGAACGAAATCCAAGACGGCACGTTTGCCCGTAACTGGATCCTGGAAAACAAAGCCGGTGCCGCCCGCTTCAAGGCCATCCGCCGCCGCGAACGCACCCACCAGGTAGAAGAAGTCGGCAAACGCCTCCGCCGCCTGATGAGCTGGATCGACGCGAAGGAAGTTTGA
- the ilvN gene encoding acetolactate synthase small subunit gives MRHVLSAVVQNVPGVLAHISGMLASRGYNIDSLAVGETEDPHLSRMTFVVVGDDHVLEQVRKQLEKIVTVVRVLDVSSSDFVERDLMLIKVAAEPGGSRTEINELVDIFRGRIVDVGRTEIIIEISGTENKIVAFIDLMRPYGIRELVRTGRIAMVRSGMSLEEQVNDPHAVEA, from the coding sequence ATGCGTCACGTGCTCTCGGCGGTGGTACAGAATGTGCCCGGGGTACTCGCCCACATTTCCGGGATGCTCGCCTCACGCGGATACAACATCGATTCGCTCGCAGTGGGGGAAACCGAGGATCCACATCTTTCGCGAATGACCTTTGTCGTAGTCGGAGATGATCATGTCCTAGAGCAAGTACGCAAGCAGCTGGAAAAGATCGTCACCGTTGTACGCGTGCTGGACGTCAGCTCGTCGGACTTCGTCGAACGCGATCTGATGCTGATTAAAGTTGCCGCCGAACCAGGCGGATCTCGAACCGAAATCAACGAACTGGTCGACATTTTCCGCGGCCGTATCGTCGACGTTGGTCGCACGGAAATCATCATCGAGATCTCTGGCACCGAAAACAAAATCGTCGCATTCATCGACCTGATGCGACCCTACGGAATCCGCGAGCTGGTGAGGACGGGACGAATCGCCATGGTTCGCAGCGGAATGTCGTTGGAAGAACAAGTCAACGATCCGCACGCGGTCGAAGCGTAG